Proteins co-encoded in one Xiphophorus hellerii strain 12219 chromosome 10, Xiphophorus_hellerii-4.1, whole genome shotgun sequence genomic window:
- the LOC116727195 gene encoding carbonic anhydrase 4-like codes for MRQDSRHLRGNTCKESNSFLCSLQRHFVAAAQLRASAAGDSTWPTIAPLHCNGTRQSPINIVSANATEDKNLTEFTFEGYDNKSALATIQNTGDTVKVIFNAGIKISGGALSGSYDSLQAHLHWGNGTAEPGSEHTVDGKRFPMELHIVNSKSTYNRNATLAVEDSEGLAALGFFIEELTGVDDQPASWKTLTSYLSNISNADENKTIHDNISLDDLLSGVNRANYYRYLGSLTTPTCNEAVVWTVFKEPIKVSKNLIDLFSTSLHIKNSTSLMVNVYRSTQPSQPVSTQPKASSSTKSGYSLALMTFALIMARY; via the exons ATGAGGCAGGACAGCAGACACCTGCGTggaaacacctgcaaag AATCGAACAGTTTCCTCTGTTCGCTCCAACGTCATTTCGTTGCAGCCGCTCAGCTCCGTGCCTCTGCCGCAGGTGACAGCACCTGGCCGACCATCGCCCCGCTGCACTGCAACGGGACGCGTCAGTCGCCCATCAACATCGTGTCTGCCAACGCCACGGAGGACAAGAACCTGACGGAGTTCACCTTCGAGGGATATGACAACAAATCCGCCTTGGCCACAATTCAGAACACCGGAGACACTG TCAAAGTGATCTTCAATGCTGGCATCAAGATCTCAGGAGGAGCCCTGTCTGGGAGCTACGACAGCCTGCAGGCCCACCTTCACTGGGGAAACGGCACGGCTGAACCCGGATCAGAGCACACTGTGGACGGCAAGCGCTTCCCCATGGAG CTTCACATTGTAAACAGCAAGTCGACCTACAACCGGAACGCCACCCTTGCTGTGGAGGATTCTGAAGGACTCGCTGCTCTCGGTTTCTTCATTGAG GAGCTGACAGGTGTAGATGATCAGCCAGCCAGCTGGAAGACTTTGACCTCCTACTTGTCAAATATCTCAAATGCTG ATGAGAATAAAACAATCCATGATAATATTTCTCTGGACGATCTCCTTTCTGGCGTGAACCGAGCCAATTACTATCGCTACCTCGGTTCCCTGACCACTCCCACCTGTAACGAGGCCGTAGTTTGGACCGTGTTCAAAGAACCGATTAAAGTCAGCAAAAACTTG ATCGACCTCTTCAGCACAAGCCTGCACATcaaaaactccacttctctgaTGGTTAATGTGTATCGAAGCACCCAGCCGTCACAGCCGGTCTCAACGCAGCCGAAGGCTAGCTCCTCCACCAAATCTGGCTACTCTCTGGCTCTGATGACCTTTGCCCTCATAATGGCGagatattaa
- the spsb3b gene encoding SPRY domain-containing SOCS box protein 3, producing MSLCSTTFRETSVRAAMLRRSRSGKTRHVAWSETWQDADVMTAADREEWDSQSVTQIGDLESEADQLVGTGSEVVVLPFAVPGKRESFSICEPQEELNPSLWAADDREVDQVFDWVWDERCKSSGASLSCDDRKVSFHSDYSCGTAAIRGNRELSEGQHYWEVKMTSPVYGTDMMVGVGTSEVNLDKFKFSFGSLLGHDEDSWGLSYTGLLQHKGDKVKFSPRFGQGSVIGVHLDTWHGTLTFYKNRHCIGVAATRLQSKKFYPMVCSTAAKSSMKVMCACYAPTSLQYLCCARLRQMLPSCPDVVDALQLPPGLRTVLQSQLDWVFALSSGPDPSEDDDCMQTSVPSSPSACAEPAPQDRPAACHCPPTPPSSDYDSCCSDPEDYQCKRCRWT from the exons ATGAGCCTCTGCAGCACAACATTCAGGGAGACCTCTGTAAG AGCCGCCATGCTGAGAAGAAGCCGGAGCGGCAAAACTCGACATGTGGCCTGGAGCGAAACCTGGCAGGACGCAGATGTCATGACAGCTGCCGACAGGGAGGAGTGGGACAGCCAATCAGTGACTCAG ATCGGCGACCTGGAGTCTGAGGCGGATCAGCTGGTCGGAACTGGTTCTGAGGTTGTGGTTCTGCCTTTTGCTGTGCCAGGGAAGCGGGAATCGTTCTCCATCTGTgagccgcaggaggagctgAACCCGAGTTTATGGGCCGCTGACGACAGGGAGGTGGACCAGG TTTTTGACTGGGTTTGGGACGAGCGCTGCAAGTCGTCCGGCGCCTCCCTCAGCTGCGACGACAGGAAGGTGAGCTTCCACTCGGACTACAGCTGCGGCACGGCCGCCATCCGCGGCAACAGGGAGCTTTCAGAGGGCCAGCACTACTGGGAGGTGAAGATGACTTCTCCTGTCTACGGAACCGACATg ATGGTTGGGGTCGGAACCTCTGAGGTGAACCTGGATAAGTTCAAGTTCAGCTTTGGCAGCCTGCTGGGCCACGATGAGGACAGCTGGGGCCTCTCATACACAG GTCTGCTCCAACACAAAGGAGACAAAGTGAAGTTCTCCCCTCGGTTCGGTCAAGGCTCGGTCATAGGAGTTCACCTCGACACCTGGCACGGCACTTTGACCTTCTACAAGAATCGGCACTGCATAG GTGTGGCTGCTACCAGGCTGCAGAGCAAGAAGTTCTACCCGATGGTTTGCTCCACGGCCGCTAAGAGCAGCATGAAGGTGATGTGCGCCTGCTACGCGCCGACCTCCCTGCAGTACCTCTGCTGCGCCCGGCTGCGCCAGATGTTGCCCAGTTGCCCTGACGTGGTTGACGCGTTGCAGCTGCCGCCGGGCCTGCGCACCGTCCTGCAGAGTCAACTGGACTGGGTGTTCGCCCTCAGCAGCGGCCCGGACCCGTCCGAGGACGATGACTGCATGCAGACAAGCGTGCCTTCCAGCCCAAGTGCCTGCGCCGAGCCGGCGCCTCAGGATCGGCCCGCAGCATGCCACTGTCCGCCGACTCCGCCGAGCAGCGACTACgacagctgctgctctgaccCGGAGGATTATCAGTGCAAACGATGCCGCTGGACGTGA
- the eme2 gene encoding essential meiotic structure-specific endonuclease subunit 2 isoform X1 gives MSVLRRAITWEISESEDSDHDLKSELNPDEICQKETADSRGEPEALSFEEKPTNLPSSPAKSDSRVALSAPEACGGTPGPARKRRSREEIEATRLKAKERKEERERQRAARAREKEDRKREQQRRRDAAETLNSLRPENCIKSLTVCIEPALLQHDGSDILLDTLAMLEWRFTVESQRLSRSITWTRDLPQQVEDGQARLEEEEQMVLVLTLADFVDVVISVKEMVDSDGEETGTVLSPLLECLNWNKVVTMLVTDFESDHWMKEYFPEQMLRTKLGMKDQDVEEVLVYLQLYKNISVVFLESWQDITNHVCAVTKALSKRPFKLLTERTELPFCVVGSWAGGARVGRDGSGLRDVWVRQIQQLNRVSAAVAAAVAEAFPSPRILLQAYQNSGSEAEKKGMLAGLSVKTEGKERRVGPDISARMYRSLTAENPQLVLD, from the exons ATGTCTGTCCTGCGCAGAGCCATAACATGGGAGATTTCTGAATCAGAGGACAGCGATCACGACCTGAAATCAGAACTAAACCCCGATGAAATCTgtcaaaaagaaacagcagacaGCAGAGGAGAACCGGAGGCTCTCAGCTTCGAGGAAAAACCCACAAATCTGCCGTCTTCACCGGCTAAAAGTGACTCCAGAGTCGCTCTATCTGCTCCGGAGGCATGCGGCGGCACCCCGGGTCCGGCACGCAAACGCCGCAGCAGGGAGGAGATTGAGGCGACCAGGCTGAAAGCCAAGGAGCggaaggaggagagggagcgGCAGAGAGCCGCTAGAGCCCGGGAGAAGGAGGACAGGAAGCGGGAGCAGCAGCGGAGGAGAGACGCGGCGGAGACCCTTAACAGCCTCCGGCCAGAGAACTGCATCAAGAGCCTGACCGTCTGTATAGAACCAG CCCTTCTCCAACATGACGGCTCAGACATTTTGCTGGACACCCTGGCCATGTTGGAGTGGAGGTTCACTGTTGAGAGCCAGCGTTTGTCTCGCAGCATCACCTGGACCAGAGATCTGCCTCAG CAGGTAGAAGACGGTCAGGCCCgtttggaggaggaggagcagatgGTTCTGGTCTTGACTCTTGCTGACTTTGTGGACGTTGTGATCTCCGTTAAAGAA ATGGTGGACAGCGATGGGGAGGAGACGGGGACGGTCCTCAGTCCCCTCTTGGAGTGTCTCAACTGGAATAAGGTGGTCACCATGTTGGTGACGGACTTTGAGTCGGATCACTG gATGAAGGAATATTTTCCAGAACAGATGCTGCGGACTAAACTGGGGATGAAGGATCAGGATGTGGAGGAG GTTCTTGTTTACCTTCAGCTCTATAAAAACATCTCTGTGGTTTTCCTGGAGAGCTGGCAGGACATCACCAACCATGTGTGCGCCGTCACCAAGGCTTTGTCAAAACGCCCCTTTAA ACTCCTGACAGAGCGGACCGAGCTGCCGTTCTGCGTGGTCGGTTCGTGGGCCGGCGGGGCCCGGGTTGGGCGGGACGGTTCGGGTCTGAGGGACGTCTGGGTCCGGCAGATCCAGCAGCTGAACAGGGTGAGCGCGGCGGTGGCCGCCGCTGTGGCCGAGGCCTTCCCGTCTCCGCGGATCCTGTTGCAG GCTTACCAGAACTCTGGTTCTGAGGCGGAGAAGAAGGGCATGCTGGCTGGGCTCTCGGTGAAAACAGAAGGGAAAGAAAGAAGAGTTGGACCGGATATTTCAGCCAGAATGTACCGCAGCCTCACCGCGGAAAACCCTCAGCTGGTTCTGGACTGA
- the eme2 gene encoding essential meiotic structure-specific endonuclease subunit 2 isoform X2, protein MSVLRRAITWEISESEDSDHDLKSELNPDEICQKETADSRGEPEALSFEEKPTNLPSSPAKSDSRVALSAPEACGGTPGPARKRRSREEIEATRLKAKERKEERERQRAARAREKEDRKREQQRRRDAAETLNSLRPENCIKSLTVCIEPALLQHDGSDILLDTLAMLEWRFTVESQRLSRSITWTRDLPQVEDGQARLEEEEQMVLVLTLADFVDVVISVKEMVDSDGEETGTVLSPLLECLNWNKVVTMLVTDFESDHWMKEYFPEQMLRTKLGMKDQDVEEVLVYLQLYKNISVVFLESWQDITNHVCAVTKALSKRPFKLLTERTELPFCVVGSWAGGARVGRDGSGLRDVWVRQIQQLNRVSAAVAAAVAEAFPSPRILLQAYQNSGSEAEKKGMLAGLSVKTEGKERRVGPDISARMYRSLTAENPQLVLD, encoded by the exons ATGTCTGTCCTGCGCAGAGCCATAACATGGGAGATTTCTGAATCAGAGGACAGCGATCACGACCTGAAATCAGAACTAAACCCCGATGAAATCTgtcaaaaagaaacagcagacaGCAGAGGAGAACCGGAGGCTCTCAGCTTCGAGGAAAAACCCACAAATCTGCCGTCTTCACCGGCTAAAAGTGACTCCAGAGTCGCTCTATCTGCTCCGGAGGCATGCGGCGGCACCCCGGGTCCGGCACGCAAACGCCGCAGCAGGGAGGAGATTGAGGCGACCAGGCTGAAAGCCAAGGAGCggaaggaggagagggagcgGCAGAGAGCCGCTAGAGCCCGGGAGAAGGAGGACAGGAAGCGGGAGCAGCAGCGGAGGAGAGACGCGGCGGAGACCCTTAACAGCCTCCGGCCAGAGAACTGCATCAAGAGCCTGACCGTCTGTATAGAACCAG CCCTTCTCCAACATGACGGCTCAGACATTTTGCTGGACACCCTGGCCATGTTGGAGTGGAGGTTCACTGTTGAGAGCCAGCGTTTGTCTCGCAGCATCACCTGGACCAGAGATCTGCCTCAG GTAGAAGACGGTCAGGCCCgtttggaggaggaggagcagatgGTTCTGGTCTTGACTCTTGCTGACTTTGTGGACGTTGTGATCTCCGTTAAAGAA ATGGTGGACAGCGATGGGGAGGAGACGGGGACGGTCCTCAGTCCCCTCTTGGAGTGTCTCAACTGGAATAAGGTGGTCACCATGTTGGTGACGGACTTTGAGTCGGATCACTG gATGAAGGAATATTTTCCAGAACAGATGCTGCGGACTAAACTGGGGATGAAGGATCAGGATGTGGAGGAG GTTCTTGTTTACCTTCAGCTCTATAAAAACATCTCTGTGGTTTTCCTGGAGAGCTGGCAGGACATCACCAACCATGTGTGCGCCGTCACCAAGGCTTTGTCAAAACGCCCCTTTAA ACTCCTGACAGAGCGGACCGAGCTGCCGTTCTGCGTGGTCGGTTCGTGGGCCGGCGGGGCCCGGGTTGGGCGGGACGGTTCGGGTCTGAGGGACGTCTGGGTCCGGCAGATCCAGCAGCTGAACAGGGTGAGCGCGGCGGTGGCCGCCGCTGTGGCCGAGGCCTTCCCGTCTCCGCGGATCCTGTTGCAG GCTTACCAGAACTCTGGTTCTGAGGCGGAGAAGAAGGGCATGCTGGCTGGGCTCTCGGTGAAAACAGAAGGGAAAGAAAGAAGAGTTGGACCGGATATTTCAGCCAGAATGTACCGCAGCCTCACCGCGGAAAACCCTCAGCTGGTTCTGGACTGA